In a single window of the Treponema primitia ZAS-1 genome:
- a CDS encoding tetratricopeptide repeat protein translates to MKSVILFLVIASLCFSGCASQGAASAEEYFSLGMAYFELGKYAEAEKWLNRARSIDKTKTASEYNLGRIAYETGRFDDAVRHFDRVLARDKDNVLALKSAAYSRIKTGDLSGAETLYKRVLELEPDSVDQGYNYAMVLMAMDKPENAEEVLLKYKLTMADNKDTLLLLARTQKAQNKVEAVDTYSQWLAENNDTKVRYEYAQVLESGQFYARALEEYRTVVTALPQGRSFSDAALNDPTALERTAVRFIIARLLLVADSEKDDGIKELETAVTEGFTDTEKLTTLLDETGISAAHKDEIRRVIDGINKAKVEKEAADKAAAEKEAAEKAAAELEGVPNEPDASS, encoded by the coding sequence ATGAAGTCAGTAATACTGTTTTTAGTTATCGCTTCCCTTTGTTTTTCCGGCTGCGCATCCCAGGGAGCAGCTTCTGCGGAGGAGTACTTTTCCCTTGGTATGGCCTATTTTGAGCTGGGGAAATACGCGGAGGCGGAAAAGTGGCTGAACCGGGCCCGTTCGATTGATAAGACTAAGACTGCTTCCGAATACAACCTGGGCAGAATAGCCTATGAAACAGGCCGTTTTGATGATGCGGTTAGACATTTTGACCGGGTCCTTGCACGGGACAAGGATAATGTGTTGGCCCTCAAATCTGCGGCCTATTCGCGGATAAAGACCGGGGATCTTAGCGGGGCGGAGACACTGTACAAGAGGGTTCTGGAGCTGGAACCGGACAGCGTTGACCAGGGATACAATTATGCCATGGTGCTGATGGCCATGGATAAGCCGGAAAATGCAGAAGAGGTTCTTCTAAAATACAAACTTACCATGGCGGATAATAAGGATACGCTGCTTCTTCTGGCACGGACGCAAAAAGCGCAGAACAAGGTAGAAGCGGTGGATACCTATAGCCAATGGCTTGCGGAAAATAACGATACAAAAGTACGGTATGAATATGCCCAGGTATTGGAGTCCGGTCAATTTTACGCCCGGGCTCTGGAGGAATACCGGACGGTTGTAACCGCTCTTCCCCAGGGACGGTCCTTCTCGGACGCCGCATTAAACGATCCCACTGCCCTTGAGCGGACGGCGGTTCGTTTTATTATCGCCCGGCTTTTGCTGGTCGCCGACTCGGAAAAGGATGATGGTATCAAAGAATTGGAAACAGCGGTAACCGAAGGCTTTACGGACACAGAAAAGCTAACGACCCTCCTTGATGAAACGGGCATTTCCGCCGCCCACAAAGATGAGATTCGCCGGGTTATTGACGGCATTAACAAGGCTAAGGTGGAGAAGGAAGCTGCGGACAAGGCGGCTGCGGAAAAAGAAGCAGCAGAAAAGGCCGCTGCAGAGCTTGAAGGGGTACCGAATGAGCCCGATGCTTCTTCCTAG